A single Cannabis sativa cultivar Pink pepper isolate KNU-18-1 chromosome 7, ASM2916894v1, whole genome shotgun sequence DNA region contains:
- the LOC115697459 gene encoding splicing factor U2af large subunit B isoform X4, with protein sequence MLPFGTTQLSLPMMPAQAMTQQATRHARRVYVGGLPPLANEQTIATFFSGVMAAIGGNSSGSGDAVVNVYINHEKKFAFVEMRTVEEASNAMALDGIIFEGVAVRVRRPTDYNPALAATLGPSQPSPHLNLAAVGLIPGAITGAEGPERVFVGGLPYYFTEEQIKELLESFGPLRGFDLVKDKDTGNSKGYGFCVYQDPAVTDIACASLNGLKMGDKTLTVRRATMSAGQSKSEQDSILAQAQQHIAIQKMALQAGGVRLPVGGMGFGGNGESPTKILCLTEAISADQLANDEEYEEILEDMKDECGKFGTVVNVIIPRPSSQSGEPTSGVGKVFLEYADTTGCANARNVLNGRKFGGNIVNAVYYPEDRYYSKDFSYSA encoded by the exons ATGTTACCCTTTGGAACAACACAA CTTTCTCTTCCCATGATGCCGGCCCAGGCTATGACTCAGCAG GCTACAAGGCATGCTCGCCGAGTATATGTTGGTGGACTTCCTCCGTTAGCTAATGAGCAG ACCATTGCAACATTCTTTAGCGGTGTCATGGCTGCAATTGGAGGAAACTCCTCCGGCTCAG GTGATGCAGTTGTTAATGTCTATATCAATCATGAGAAGAAGTTTGCATTTGTGGAGATGAGAACTGTTGAAGAAGCAAGTAATGCAATGGCACTTGATGGGATCATATTTGAG ggTGTTGCTGTAAGGGTGCGGAGGCCAACTGACTATAATCCTGCATTAGCTGCAACACTTGGTCCTAGCCAACCTAGTCCTCACCTTAACTTGGCTGCTGTCGGACTCATTCCAGG TGCAATCACTGGAGCAGAGGGACCTGAACGTGTTTTCGTTGGTGGGCTTCCGTATTACTTCACTGAAGAGCAGATAAAAGAATTGTTGGAATCCTTTGG ACCTCTCCGTGGCTTCGACCTTGTTAAGGATAAAGACACTGGAAACTCTAAAGGATATGGTTTTTGTGTTTATCAG GACCCAGCTGTGACAGACATTGCCTGTGCTTCTCTTAATGGTTTGAAAATGGGGGATAAAACTCTAACTGTTCGACGTGCTACTATGAG CGCTGGGCAATCCAAATCGGAACAGGATAGTATTTTGGCTCAGGCGCAACAGCATATAGCTATTCAG AAAATGGCACTGCAAGCTGGCGGTGTAAGACTTCCTGTAGGCGGGATGGGCTTTGGAGGAAATGGAGAAAGTCCAACTAAGATTTTATGTCTCACCGAG GCAATTAGTGCTGATCAACTGGCGAACGATGAAGAATATGAAGAAATTTTAGAGGATATGAAGGATGAATGTGGCAAATttg GAACTGTGGTGAATGTCATCATTCCTCGGCCGAGTAGTCAGAGCGGAGAGCCAACCTCAGGTGTCGGAAAG GTGTTCTTGGAATATGCGGATACCACGGGTTGCGCGAATGCGAGGAATGTATTGAATGGAAGAAAATTTGGGGGTAATATTGTGAATGCTGTTTATTATCCAGAAGACAGATATTATAGCAAGGATTTTAGTTATAGTGCCtaa
- the LOC115697459 gene encoding splicing factor U2af large subunit B isoform X5 has protein sequence MGDKTLTVRRATMSAGQSKSEQDSILAQAQQHIAIQKMALQAGGVRLPVGGMGFGGNGESPTKILCLTEAISADQLANDEEYEEILEDMKDECGKFGTVVNVIIPRPSSQSGEPTSGVGKVFLEYADTTGCANARNVLNGRKFGGNIVNAVYYPEDRYYSKDFSYSA, from the exons ATGGGGGATAAAACTCTAACTGTTCGACGTGCTACTATGAG CGCTGGGCAATCCAAATCGGAACAGGATAGTATTTTGGCTCAGGCGCAACAGCATATAGCTATTCAG AAAATGGCACTGCAAGCTGGCGGTGTAAGACTTCCTGTAGGCGGGATGGGCTTTGGAGGAAATGGAGAAAGTCCAACTAAGATTTTATGTCTCACCGAG GCAATTAGTGCTGATCAACTGGCGAACGATGAAGAATATGAAGAAATTTTAGAGGATATGAAGGATGAATGTGGCAAATttg GAACTGTGGTGAATGTCATCATTCCTCGGCCGAGTAGTCAGAGCGGAGAGCCAACCTCAGGTGTCGGAAAG GTGTTCTTGGAATATGCGGATACCACGGGTTGCGCGAATGCGAGGAATGTATTGAATGGAAGAAAATTTGGGGGTAATATTGTGAATGCTGTTTATTATCCAGAAGACAGATATTATAGCAAGGATTTTAGTTATAGTGCCtaa
- the LOC115697459 gene encoding splicing factor U2af large subunit B isoform X2: MSDNDGSGDDYATFRSKRNSNGSGYERSMTRDYKDRSGRGGDRGRGGRNDYDRRHSRDHDRRRDYDQGRDRDRGDRGERERERDRDRRPRHRERSRSKERSRSPSSSRSRSKSKRGSFFDVAPPSVNMMPGADMPGQLLAVPQTTPGVVPNMLPFGTTQLSLPMMPAQAMTQQATRHARRVYVGGLPPLANEQTIATFFSGVMAAIGGNSSGSGDAVVNVYINHEKKFAFVEMRTVEEASNAMALDGIIFEGVAVRVRRPTDYNPALAATLGPSQPSPHLNLAAVGLIPGAITGAEGPERVFVGGLPYYFTEEQIKELLESFGPLRGFDLVKDKDTGNSKGYGFCVYQDPAVTDIACASLNGLKMGDKTLTVRRATMSAGQSKSEQDSILAQAQQHIAIQKMALQAGGVRLPVGGMGFGGNGESPTKILCLTEAISADQLANDEEYEEILEDMKDECGKFGTVVNVIIPRPSSQSGEPTSGVGKVFLEYADTTGCANARNVLNGRKFGGNIVNAVYYPEDRYYSKDFSYSA; this comes from the exons ATGTCTGATAATGATGGTAGTGGTGACGACTACGCTACTTTTCGGAGCAAA CGTAATTCTAATGGGTCAGGCTATGAGAGGTCCATGACGAGGGACTATAAGGATAGAAGTGGTAGAGGAGGTGACAGAGGAAGGGGCGGTCGTAATGACTATGACCGTCGTCACAGCCGAGATCATGACag GCGACGAGATTATGATCAAGGAAGAGATAGAGATAGAGGAGATagaggagagagagaaagagaaagagatagAGATAGAAGGCCTAGGCATAGAGAACGTTCACGCTCAAAGGAAAGATCAAGATCACCCTCTTCTTCACGTTCTCGTTCTAAAAG CAAGCGAGGTAGTTTCTTCGATGTGGCGCCACCTTCTGTGAACATGATGCCCGGTGCTGACATGCCAG GGCAGCTGTTGGCTGTTCCTCAAACAACACCTGGAGTGGTGCCAAACATGTTACCCTTTGGAACAACACAA CTTTCTCTTCCCATGATGCCGGCCCAGGCTATGACTCAGCAG GCTACAAGGCATGCTCGCCGAGTATATGTTGGTGGACTTCCTCCGTTAGCTAATGAGCAG ACCATTGCAACATTCTTTAGCGGTGTCATGGCTGCAATTGGAGGAAACTCCTCCGGCTCAG GTGATGCAGTTGTTAATGTCTATATCAATCATGAGAAGAAGTTTGCATTTGTGGAGATGAGAACTGTTGAAGAAGCAAGTAATGCAATGGCACTTGATGGGATCATATTTGAG ggTGTTGCTGTAAGGGTGCGGAGGCCAACTGACTATAATCCTGCATTAGCTGCAACACTTGGTCCTAGCCAACCTAGTCCTCACCTTAACTTGGCTGCTGTCGGACTCATTCCAGG TGCAATCACTGGAGCAGAGGGACCTGAACGTGTTTTCGTTGGTGGGCTTCCGTATTACTTCACTGAAGAGCAGATAAAAGAATTGTTGGAATCCTTTGG ACCTCTCCGTGGCTTCGACCTTGTTAAGGATAAAGACACTGGAAACTCTAAAGGATATGGTTTTTGTGTTTATCAG GACCCAGCTGTGACAGACATTGCCTGTGCTTCTCTTAATGGTTTGAAAATGGGGGATAAAACTCTAACTGTTCGACGTGCTACTATGAG CGCTGGGCAATCCAAATCGGAACAGGATAGTATTTTGGCTCAGGCGCAACAGCATATAGCTATTCAG AAAATGGCACTGCAAGCTGGCGGTGTAAGACTTCCTGTAGGCGGGATGGGCTTTGGAGGAAATGGAGAAAGTCCAACTAAGATTTTATGTCTCACCGAG GCAATTAGTGCTGATCAACTGGCGAACGATGAAGAATATGAAGAAATTTTAGAGGATATGAAGGATGAATGTGGCAAATttg GAACTGTGGTGAATGTCATCATTCCTCGGCCGAGTAGTCAGAGCGGAGAGCCAACCTCAGGTGTCGGAAAG GTGTTCTTGGAATATGCGGATACCACGGGTTGCGCGAATGCGAGGAATGTATTGAATGGAAGAAAATTTGGGGGTAATATTGTGAATGCTGTTTATTATCCAGAAGACAGATATTATAGCAAGGATTTTAGTTATAGTGCCtaa
- the LOC115697459 gene encoding splicing factor U2af large subunit B isoform X1 has product MSDNDGSGDDYATFRSKRNSNGSGYERSMTRDYKDRSGRGGDRGRGGRNDYDRRHSRDHDRRRDYDQGRDRDRGDRGERERERDRDRRPRHRERSRSKERSRSPSSSRSRSKSKRGSFFDVAPPSVNMMPGADMPGQLLAVPQTTPGVVPNMLPFGTTQLSLPMMPAQAMTQQATRHARRVYVGGLPPLANEQTIATFFSGVMAAIGGNSSGSAGDAVVNVYINHEKKFAFVEMRTVEEASNAMALDGIIFEGVAVRVRRPTDYNPALAATLGPSQPSPHLNLAAVGLIPGAITGAEGPERVFVGGLPYYFTEEQIKELLESFGPLRGFDLVKDKDTGNSKGYGFCVYQDPAVTDIACASLNGLKMGDKTLTVRRATMSAGQSKSEQDSILAQAQQHIAIQKMALQAGGVRLPVGGMGFGGNGESPTKILCLTEAISADQLANDEEYEEILEDMKDECGKFGTVVNVIIPRPSSQSGEPTSGVGKVFLEYADTTGCANARNVLNGRKFGGNIVNAVYYPEDRYYSKDFSYSA; this is encoded by the exons ATGTCTGATAATGATGGTAGTGGTGACGACTACGCTACTTTTCGGAGCAAA CGTAATTCTAATGGGTCAGGCTATGAGAGGTCCATGACGAGGGACTATAAGGATAGAAGTGGTAGAGGAGGTGACAGAGGAAGGGGCGGTCGTAATGACTATGACCGTCGTCACAGCCGAGATCATGACag GCGACGAGATTATGATCAAGGAAGAGATAGAGATAGAGGAGATagaggagagagagaaagagaaagagatagAGATAGAAGGCCTAGGCATAGAGAACGTTCACGCTCAAAGGAAAGATCAAGATCACCCTCTTCTTCACGTTCTCGTTCTAAAAG CAAGCGAGGTAGTTTCTTCGATGTGGCGCCACCTTCTGTGAACATGATGCCCGGTGCTGACATGCCAG GGCAGCTGTTGGCTGTTCCTCAAACAACACCTGGAGTGGTGCCAAACATGTTACCCTTTGGAACAACACAA CTTTCTCTTCCCATGATGCCGGCCCAGGCTATGACTCAGCAG GCTACAAGGCATGCTCGCCGAGTATATGTTGGTGGACTTCCTCCGTTAGCTAATGAGCAG ACCATTGCAACATTCTTTAGCGGTGTCATGGCTGCAATTGGAGGAAACTCCTCCGGCTCAG CAGGTGATGCAGTTGTTAATGTCTATATCAATCATGAGAAGAAGTTTGCATTTGTGGAGATGAGAACTGTTGAAGAAGCAAGTAATGCAATGGCACTTGATGGGATCATATTTGAG ggTGTTGCTGTAAGGGTGCGGAGGCCAACTGACTATAATCCTGCATTAGCTGCAACACTTGGTCCTAGCCAACCTAGTCCTCACCTTAACTTGGCTGCTGTCGGACTCATTCCAGG TGCAATCACTGGAGCAGAGGGACCTGAACGTGTTTTCGTTGGTGGGCTTCCGTATTACTTCACTGAAGAGCAGATAAAAGAATTGTTGGAATCCTTTGG ACCTCTCCGTGGCTTCGACCTTGTTAAGGATAAAGACACTGGAAACTCTAAAGGATATGGTTTTTGTGTTTATCAG GACCCAGCTGTGACAGACATTGCCTGTGCTTCTCTTAATGGTTTGAAAATGGGGGATAAAACTCTAACTGTTCGACGTGCTACTATGAG CGCTGGGCAATCCAAATCGGAACAGGATAGTATTTTGGCTCAGGCGCAACAGCATATAGCTATTCAG AAAATGGCACTGCAAGCTGGCGGTGTAAGACTTCCTGTAGGCGGGATGGGCTTTGGAGGAAATGGAGAAAGTCCAACTAAGATTTTATGTCTCACCGAG GCAATTAGTGCTGATCAACTGGCGAACGATGAAGAATATGAAGAAATTTTAGAGGATATGAAGGATGAATGTGGCAAATttg GAACTGTGGTGAATGTCATCATTCCTCGGCCGAGTAGTCAGAGCGGAGAGCCAACCTCAGGTGTCGGAAAG GTGTTCTTGGAATATGCGGATACCACGGGTTGCGCGAATGCGAGGAATGTATTGAATGGAAGAAAATTTGGGGGTAATATTGTGAATGCTGTTTATTATCCAGAAGACAGATATTATAGCAAGGATTTTAGTTATAGTGCCtaa
- the LOC115697635 gene encoding BTB/POZ domain-containing protein At5g17580-like, whose protein sequence is MFQNSKISSFSSSSSLHKSPLQIQRSMSTAPSKVLSSWIAKPISSSYDIELYEVLATKCANIDSILKNGSSPKDVTQFLGEITMNSKTLELVISFCQGYEIHISQDNVIQLYCVAHHLGMNETHSKNNLLKRALSYFEKNVLSSWDQTLKSLRTIDNNILDQAIQLGLVGTCLNSLIAKALTDPRLLGEPINNDENTSDRDDEEEEEEEEEEDEEWPKAKRRLFGLSWQQNEDLTTLSLKLYEPLIYEMIKRGVPLNYVTSSLLNYVKKRVLIPTMTERNSEKEIIEAVEKLLPRERGLIIIPCSILLEILRSAMLFNASLECLEGLEFRIGTNLHHASVKDLMIISQNRVDIDCIRRILKHFYGNYSSSHLTGLILVAELFEEFLAEIASCDIDLKLETFMELAELSVSLSMGTNRNSDGLYRAIDIYLDKHKYLTESEREKVCQALDFNNMSEEACDHAAKNERLPLRVTIQVLFVAQLQLRESIMKEVQGCQGSARFGEKKEEEEEEEEEEEARLVCGEEESMRIEMEKMSMKLVELEKECCVIKKEIEKDESKKKKKKKKNEKEKEKKVSLWREMKRKFGCVSNSNCNVSNDSNRHGKNQNQNQNYQNKNKKKKV, encoded by the exons atgtttcaaaattcaaaaatctcatctttttcttcttcttcatctctcCACAAATCTCCATTGCAGATTCAAAGGAGTATGTCCACTGCACCAAGCAAAGTCCTTTCATCATG GATTGCCAAGCCTATTTCTTCTTCATATGATATTGAGTTATAT GAAGTTTTGGCTACAAAATGTGCTAACATTGATTCAATTCTCAAAAATGGATCATCACCTAAAGATGTTACTCAATTTCTTGGTGAAATCACTATGAATTCAAAGACTTTAGAGCTTGTTATAAGCTTTTGTCAAGGCTATGAAATTCATATCTCACAAGATAATGTGATTCAACTCTATTGTGTTGCTCATCATTTGGGAATGAATGAAACTCATTCAAAAAACAATCTTTTGAAAAGGGCTCTtagttattttgaaaaaaatgtaCTTTCTAGTTGGGATCAAACACTCAAGTCACTTAGAACAATTGACAACAACATTCTTGATCAAGCAATTCAACTTGGTTTAGTTGGTACTTGTTTGAATTCCCTAATTGCCAAGGCTCTCACCGATCCTCGCCTTCTCGGTGAGCCAATCAACAATGATGAAAACACTAGTGATAGAGATgatgaggaggaggaggaggaagaggaagaggaagatGAAGAGTGGCCAAAAGCAAAAAGAAGGCTTTTCGGTTTGAGTTGGCAACAAAATGAGGATCTTACTACATTGTCACTCAAACTCTATGAGCCTTTAATCTATGAAATGATCAAGAGAGGTGTTCCATTAAACTATGTGACATCTTCACTTCTTAACTATGTTAAGAAAAGGGTGTTAATTCCCACTATGACAGAGAGAAATTCAGAGAAAGAAATCATTGAAGCTGTGGAGAAACTTTTGCCAAGAGAAAGAGGACTAATCATAATTCCTTGTTCTATATTGCTTGAGATTCTAAGATCAGCAATGTTATTCAATGCTAGCTTGGAATGTTTAGAAGGTTTGGAGTTTAGAATTGGAACAAATCTTCATCATGCAAGTGTTAAAGATCTCATGATAATCTCTCAAAACCGAGTTGACATTGATTGCATAAGAAGGATTTTGAAGCACTTTTATGGAAACTACTCAAGTTCTCATTTGACAGGTTTGATTTTAGTTGCTGAACTATTTGAAGAATTCTTAGCTGAAATTGCTAGTTGTGATATAGATTTAAAGTTAGAGACTTTCATGGAATTAGCTGAGTTATCAGTTAGTTTATCAATGGGAACTAATAGAAACTCAGATGGATTATACAGAGCTATTGACATTTACTTAGACAAACATAAGTACTTAACCGAATCAGAGCGAGAGAAAGTGTGTCAAGCTTTAGATTTCAACAACATGTCAGAAGAAGCTTGTGATCATGCTGCGAAAAACGAAAGGCTCCCATTGAGAGTGACGATTCAAGTATTGTTTGTGGCACAATTGCAACTTAGAGAGTCAATCATGAAGGAAGTTCAAGGTTGTCAAGGTAGCGCTCGGTTTGGGGAGAaaaaggaggaagaagaagaagaagaagaagaagaagaggcgaGATTGGTGTGTGGTGAGGAGGAGAGCATGAGGATTGAAATGGAGAAGATGAGTATGAAGCTAGTTGAGCTTGAGAAAGAGTGTTGTGTTATAAAGAAGGAGATTGAGAAAGATGAGagtaagaagaaaaagaagaagaagaagaatgaaaaagagaaagagaagaaggtgagTTTGTGGAGAGAAATGAAGAGAAAGTTTGGTTGTGTTAGTAATAGTAATTGTAATGTGAGTAATGATTCGAATCGCCATGGAAAGAATCAGAATCAAAATCAGAATTATCAgaataagaataaaaagaagaaagtGTAA
- the LOC115697459 gene encoding splicing factor U2af large subunit B isoform X3: MLPFGTTQLSLPMMPAQAMTQQATRHARRVYVGGLPPLANEQTIATFFSGVMAAIGGNSSGSAGDAVVNVYINHEKKFAFVEMRTVEEASNAMALDGIIFEGVAVRVRRPTDYNPALAATLGPSQPSPHLNLAAVGLIPGAITGAEGPERVFVGGLPYYFTEEQIKELLESFGPLRGFDLVKDKDTGNSKGYGFCVYQDPAVTDIACASLNGLKMGDKTLTVRRATMSAGQSKSEQDSILAQAQQHIAIQKMALQAGGVRLPVGGMGFGGNGESPTKILCLTEAISADQLANDEEYEEILEDMKDECGKFGTVVNVIIPRPSSQSGEPTSGVGKVFLEYADTTGCANARNVLNGRKFGGNIVNAVYYPEDRYYSKDFSYSA; this comes from the exons ATGTTACCCTTTGGAACAACACAA CTTTCTCTTCCCATGATGCCGGCCCAGGCTATGACTCAGCAG GCTACAAGGCATGCTCGCCGAGTATATGTTGGTGGACTTCCTCCGTTAGCTAATGAGCAG ACCATTGCAACATTCTTTAGCGGTGTCATGGCTGCAATTGGAGGAAACTCCTCCGGCTCAG CAGGTGATGCAGTTGTTAATGTCTATATCAATCATGAGAAGAAGTTTGCATTTGTGGAGATGAGAACTGTTGAAGAAGCAAGTAATGCAATGGCACTTGATGGGATCATATTTGAG ggTGTTGCTGTAAGGGTGCGGAGGCCAACTGACTATAATCCTGCATTAGCTGCAACACTTGGTCCTAGCCAACCTAGTCCTCACCTTAACTTGGCTGCTGTCGGACTCATTCCAGG TGCAATCACTGGAGCAGAGGGACCTGAACGTGTTTTCGTTGGTGGGCTTCCGTATTACTTCACTGAAGAGCAGATAAAAGAATTGTTGGAATCCTTTGG ACCTCTCCGTGGCTTCGACCTTGTTAAGGATAAAGACACTGGAAACTCTAAAGGATATGGTTTTTGTGTTTATCAG GACCCAGCTGTGACAGACATTGCCTGTGCTTCTCTTAATGGTTTGAAAATGGGGGATAAAACTCTAACTGTTCGACGTGCTACTATGAG CGCTGGGCAATCCAAATCGGAACAGGATAGTATTTTGGCTCAGGCGCAACAGCATATAGCTATTCAG AAAATGGCACTGCAAGCTGGCGGTGTAAGACTTCCTGTAGGCGGGATGGGCTTTGGAGGAAATGGAGAAAGTCCAACTAAGATTTTATGTCTCACCGAG GCAATTAGTGCTGATCAACTGGCGAACGATGAAGAATATGAAGAAATTTTAGAGGATATGAAGGATGAATGTGGCAAATttg GAACTGTGGTGAATGTCATCATTCCTCGGCCGAGTAGTCAGAGCGGAGAGCCAACCTCAGGTGTCGGAAAG GTGTTCTTGGAATATGCGGATACCACGGGTTGCGCGAATGCGAGGAATGTATTGAATGGAAGAAAATTTGGGGGTAATATTGTGAATGCTGTTTATTATCCAGAAGACAGATATTATAGCAAGGATTTTAGTTATAGTGCCtaa